The following coding sequences lie in one Arachis hypogaea cultivar Tifrunner chromosome 9, arahy.Tifrunner.gnm2.J5K5, whole genome shotgun sequence genomic window:
- the LOC112709238 gene encoding uncharacterized protein — MPNLGSFLIPSTIGTITFEKALCDFGSSINQMPLSVIRMLGIQEAQPTRIALQMADKSRKQVYGLVENVLVKVGELFLPANFVILDMGDDIDDSIILERSFLATGRALIDIERG, encoded by the coding sequence ATGCCAAATCTCGGAAGCTTCCTGATTCCCTCTACCATTGGAACTATTACATTTGAAAAGGCACTGTGTGATTTTGGTTCAAGCATAAATCAGATGCCTTTGTCTGTGATTAGGATGTTGGGAATCCAAGAGGCGCAACCTACAAGAATAGCActgcaaatggctgacaaatctcGGAAGCAGGTGTATGGGCTAGTGGAGAACGTACTGGTCAAGGTTGGAGAGCTCTTTCTCCCTGCTAATTTTGTGATACTTGACATGGGGGACGATATAGATGACTCCATCATCTTAGAAAGgtcattcctagccactggaagagccctAATTGATATAGAGAGAGGTTAA